Genomic segment of Mucilaginibacter sabulilitoris:
ATCGTCCTGAATATCTTTTCGTGAAAAAGGCATAGTAATAAGTTTATAGTATATAATTAGTAACCAGTACTTAATGCAATTTAATTTTAATTAATTTCAGTTGCAATAAGGTAAACAAATTGCAAAATGAGTTTACAATTTGTTTACATAAGCTGTAAAGTGCCGGCCGCTTAAATCACGAAAATCAAAAGCAGGCTATTTAAATAACTTATTTGAGCTGCATTTTTCTGATGGTGCTGGTGTTAAGATCACTAAAGTAAAGCGTATTTTCATCCTTAGAAAGTGCCAGCCGTTCCGCAAAAATATCGGCGGTGGAGCCAGTACCGTCCCGCCCATCATGATAGACAAGACTCGGGCCAGCCAGAAACTTATGCACCCCATCGGCAATACATTTAATTTGCCCGCTTTCGGCCAGGTACAGGGTACGGCTATCTCTTGACGAAACTATATTATAGATCTCGTTAAAAACCATGTCCCTATAAATACGGCTAAAAACGCCCGATGAGCTTAGTTTATATAGCCTTGTATGGTTTATAACAACATACTTTACACCATTATAACCAGGGTAAAAATCAAGAATGTCAAAATCGTGTCTGTCGGCCTCATCAATGGCGTTTACATCTAAAGTAAGCGGCGAAGTACCTAACAACCCGGTAACATCATTAATATAAAACTTCTTTAGGTAAGCCTTAAGATCAAGTCTGTTATTTACCACTTTCGTATCAACTTCTGCCGTCCAGAAAAAATTACCAGAGGGGTCCCGTTCTATATCCGTTTGGACTGAATTGGCTGGATGACCGGGTCTTAAAACCGTACCATCGGGTTTTACAATCCAAACATCATTGGCAATAATATTCAGTGTGCCGTCTTTAGCTACCCTTATTGTAAATGGGCCATCAATAGGAGTGCCATCAGGTGCATTGGGAATATTTACGGTGGTTACCGAATTATCAGATAATAATATTTTTCGTACTTTATCATTGTTAGTATCGGCAACATACAAATAACCATCTTCAGATAAATCAATACCGATTGGCCAGTTAAACAGGGCTTGTTTACCCGGACCGTCGGCATACCCAAGATGAAATGGCTGGCCCGCTATGGTTGTTATTTTGAGGCTGTTCGGGCTGGCGGCCGACGCCAGGGACGGGGCCGATCCAGAAGCGATTTGATCGGTTTCTGTAACTGTTGGCGTTACCTCATTTTCATTTTTTTTACAAGAAGTAATAATTACCATACTGCTGA
This window contains:
- a CDS encoding NHL repeat-containing protein yields the protein MKKFTWTILLISSMVIITSCKKNENEVTPTVTETDQIASGSAPSLASAASPNSLKITTIAGQPFHLGYADGPGKQALFNWPIGIDLSEDGYLYVADTNNDKVRKILLSDNSVTTVNIPNAPDGTPIDGPFTIRVAKDGTLNIIANDVWIVKPDGTVLRPGHPANSVQTDIERDPSGNFFWTAEVDTKVVNNRLDLKAYLKKFYINDVTGLLGTSPLTLDVNAIDEADRHDFDILDFYPGYNGVKYVVINHTRLYKLSSSGVFSRIYRDMVFNEIYNIVSSRDSRTLYLAESGQIKCIADGVHKFLAGPSLVYHDGRDGTGSTADIFAERLALSKDENTLYFSDLNTSTIRKMQLK